In Ipomoea triloba cultivar NCNSP0323 chromosome 7, ASM357664v1, a single genomic region encodes these proteins:
- the LOC116024324 gene encoding anthocyanidin 3-O-glucosyltransferase 1-like, protein MGHLLSAVEIAELLIHRDHHISITIFILTPPCDLKITSFIQSQTSERRLKFVTLPLDESISINPTNIPAPSMIPIDSFKPRVRECVKETIRSVRLGEFVIDMFSTAMIDVADEFGVPTYVFYTSGGAVLGFLLHMQRITLEGFRAQRAEVPVVLRRMPENGSL, encoded by the coding sequence ATGGGGCACCTCTTATCTGCAGTTGAAATCGCAGAGCTCCTTATTCACAGAGACCACCATATCTCCATCACCATTTTCATCTTGACACCACCTTGCGACCTCAAAATCACTTCTTTCATCCAATCCCAAACCTCCGAAAGGCGACTGAAGTTCGTGACACTCCCATTGGACGAGTCGATCTCCATCAATCCCACTAACATTCCGGCCCCCTCGATGATCCCCATAGACTCTTTCAAGCCTCGAGTCAGAGAATGCGTTAAAGAAACCATCCGTAGCGTACGCCTGGGCGAATTCGTAATCGACATGTTCTCCACGGCCATGATTGACGTGGCGGACGAGTTTGGAGTTCCGACCTATGTGTTCTACACCTCCGGCGGCGCCGTGCTCGGCTTCCTGCTACATATGCAGAGAATCACCTTGGAAGGTTTTAGAGCGCAGCGGGCAGAGGTTCCTGTGGTACTGAGGCGTATGCCGGAAAATGGTTCTCTTTAA